The Pan paniscus chromosome 12, NHGRI_mPanPan1-v2.0_pri, whole genome shotgun sequence genome window below encodes:
- the ZNF892 gene encoding zinc finger protein 892, with protein MEPGGRGSLFEDSDLLHAGNPKENDVTAVLLTPGSQELMIRDMAEALTQWRQLNSPQGDVPEKPRNLVLLGLPISTPDVISQLEHEEELEREVSKAASQKHWETIPESKELTPEKDISEEESAPGVLIVRFSKESSSECEDSLESQQENHEKHLIQEAVTEKSSRERSYPSDEFRRNCTQRSLLVQQQGERLHHCDSFKNNLKQNSDIIRHERICAGKKPWKCNECEKAFSYYSAFVLHQRIHTGEKPYECNECGKAFSQSIHLTLHQRIHTGEKPYECHECGKAFSHRSALIRHHIIHTGEKPYECNECGKAFNQSSYLTQHQRIHTGEKPYECNECGKAFSQSTFLTQHQVIHTGEKPYKCNECGKAFSDRSGLIQHQRTHTGERPYECNECGKAFGYCSALTQHQRTHTGEKPYKCNDCAKAFSDRSALIRHQRTHTGEKPYKCKDCDKAFSQSSSLTKHQKTHTGEKPYKCKECEKAFSQSSSLSQHQKTHAGVKTKKYVQALSEHLTFGQHKRIHTG; from the exons ATggaacctgggggcagag GATCACTTTTTGAGGACTCAGACCTTCTCCATGCTGGAAACCCAAAAGAAAATGACGTGACTGCTGTGCTGCTGACCCCTGGGTCCCAA GAATTGATGATCAGGGATATGGCCGAGGCTCTCACCCAGTGGAGGCAGCTGAACTCTCCTCAGGGAGATGTGCCTGAGAAGCCTAGGAATCTGGTCTTGCTGG GGCTTCCAATTTCCACACCTGATGTAATCTCTCAGTTGGAGCATGAGGAAGAGCTGGAGAGAGAAGTCTCAAAGGCAGCCAGTCAAAAGC ACTGGGAAACAATACCAGAAAGCAAGGAGCTAACTCCAGAGAAGGATATTTCTGAAGAAGAATCGGCTCCTGGGGTGTTAATTGTAAGATTTTCAAAGGAAAGTTCTAGTGAATGTGAGGATTCTTTAGAGAGTCAGCAGGAAAACCATGAGAAACATTTAATACAAGAGGCTGTCACTGAGAAATCTTCTAGGGAGAGAAGCTACCCATCTGATGAATTTAGAAGAAATTGCACTCAGAGGTCCTTACTTGTTCAGCAGCAAGGAGAGAGACTACATCATtgtgattcatttaaaaataacttaaaacaaaattcagaTATAATTAGGCATGAGAGAATTTGTGCAGGAAAGAAACCTTGGAAATGCAATGAATGCGAGAAAGCCTTCAGTTACTACTCAGCTTTTGTCTtgcatcagagaattcacacaggagaaaaaccctatgaatgtaacgAATGTGGTAAAGCCTTTAGCCAGAGCATACACCTTACTCTGCaccagagaattcatactggggagaaaccctatgaatgtcatgagtgtgggaaagccttcagtcaCCGCTCAGCCCTTATTCGGCATCatataattcatactggagaaaaaccctatgaatgcAATGAATGCGGGAAGGCCTTTAATCAGAGTTCATACCTCACTCAACATCAgcgaattcatactggagagaaaccttatgagtgtaatgaatgtgggaaggccttcagcCAAAGCACATTCCTTACCCAGCATCAGGtcattcacactggagagaaaccttataagtgtaatgaatgtggcaaagcctttagtgATCGGTCAGGTCTTATCCAGCACCAGAGAACTCATACTGGGGAGCGGCCTTATGAGTGTAacgaatgtgggaaagcctttggCTACTGCTCAGCCCTGACTCAGCACCAGAGGACTCACACTGgggagaaaccctataaatgcaATGATTGTGCCAAAGCCTTCAGTGACCGCTCAGCCCTTATTCGTCATCAGAGAACACACAccggagagaaaccttacaaatgtaaagATTGTGATAAAGCATTCAGCCAGAGCTCATCTCTTACAAAGCATCAGAAAACTCACACTGGAGAAAAGCCCTACAAGTGTAAGGAATGTGAAAAAGCCTTTAGCCAGAGTTCATCCCTCTCTCAACATCAGAAAACTCATGCTGGAGTGAAAACCAAGAAATATGTCCAAGCTCTTAGTGAGCATTTAACCTTTGGCCAacacaagagaattcatactggataA